Proteins co-encoded in one Astyanax mexicanus isolate ESR-SI-001 chromosome 1, AstMex3_surface, whole genome shotgun sequence genomic window:
- the rars2 gene encoding probable arginine--tRNA ligase, mitochondrial isoform X1: MACFFRRSVAAQLSRICGAHEDVFVPLLSAIPPSKKQLSPGLRLTVNSLVKNGTFSRDADLQTQTERLVKQVKEDGVVQEAVAGHGVINFRINTLLLAEKLLEQLHTDPQSFGVKSEILQNLKKGRTLVEFSSPNIAKKFHAGHLRSTIIGNFIANLKQALGNDVIRVNYLGDWGMQFGLLGAGFQRLGSQEKLQENALQHLYEVYVQVNREAEHDGSIQLAAAEFFRRLEQHDEQALSLWKQFREITVEEYKKIYERLGVYFDQYSGESFHQSKTREVLKDLQSQGLLKTTEKGTGVVDLSAEGDLSSYATLVRSDGTSLYITRDVAAALDRKERFSFDEMIYVTDKSQSVHFQQLFQILQAMGHHWADGCVHVPFGLVVGMSSRLGEVVLLEDILNEARYRMLQNMREAKTSKELADPELTAEQIGVSALIIQDFKGPLISDYKFDWQKVLQAQGDTGVFLQYTHARLRSLLRMHSSESHTHFNPAQLQDNRSLSILQHLLRYDEVLLQSSLDLQPRHLVNFLITLSHLASSAHRELQVKGSSAEVAQARLRLFSCTCSVLSNGMKTLGISPVEKMSKRD; encoded by the exons ATGGCGTGTTTCTTCAGAAGAAGCGTCGCAGCGCAG CTCTCAAGAATCTGTGGAGCTCATGAAGATGTGTTTGTTCCCCTTCTCTCTGCCATTCCTCCatcaaaaaaaca GTTGAGCCCTGGCCTCCGTTTAACAGTAAACTCTCTGGTGAAGAATGGAACTTTCTCACGTGATGCCGATCTGCAGACTCAGACTGAGCGACTGGTCAAACAG GTGAAAGAGGATGGTGTAGTGCAGGAAGCTGTCGCTGGTCATGGGGTAATAAACTTCAGGATTAACACACTGCTACTGGCGGAG AAACTGCTGGAGCAGCTACATACAGACCCCCAGAGTTTTGGAGTGAAGAGTGAAATCCTCCAAAACCTTAAGAAAGGAAGGACACTGGTGGAGTTCAG TTCACCCAACATTGCCAAGAAGTTTCACGCTGGACATCTACGATCCACCATAATTG GAAACTTCATCGCTAACCTAAAGCAGGCTTTGGGTAATGATGTCATACGGGTCAATTACCTGGGAGACTGGGGTATGCAGTTTG GGTTATTGGGTGCAGGGTTTCAACGGCTGGGCTCACAAGAGAAACTCCAAGAGAATGCACTGCAGCACCTGTATGAG GTGTACGTCCAGGTGAACCGGGAGGCGGAGCATGATGGAAGCATCCAATTGGCAGCAGCTGAGTTTTTTAGGCGGCTAGAGCAGCATGACGAGCAGGCTCTGTCGCTATGGAAACAATTCAGAGAGATCACAGTGGAGGAGTACAAGAAAATCTATGAG AGGTTAGGTGTTTATTTTGATCAGTATTCCGGTGAATCCTTTCATCAGAGTAAAACACGGGAAGTATTAAAGGACCTCCAATCACAAGGCTTGCTGAAAACTACAGA GAAGGGGACAGGTGTGGTTGATCTCTCTGCGGAAGGAGACCTCTCATCATATGCTACTTTGGTGCGCAGTGATGGCACATCGCTTTACATCACCAG GGATGTGGCTGCAGCTTTGGATCGAAAAGAGAGATTCAGCTTTGATGAGATGATTTATGTG ACAGATAAGAGTCAGTCGGTGCATTTCCAGCAGCTGTTCCAGATCCTGCAGGCTATGGGTCATCACTGGGCTGatgg GTGTGTGCATGTACCATTTGGGCTGGTGGTGGGGATGAGCTCTCGGCTGGGTGAGGTGGTGCTTTTGGAGGATATTCTGAATGAAGCTCGCTACAGGATGCTGCAGAACATGCGGGAGGCCAAGA CCTCTAAGGAACTGGCTGATCCTGAGCTGACAGCAGAGCAGATAGGAGTCAGTGCATTGATCATTCAG gattTTAAGGGACCGCTGATTTCAGATTATAAATTTGACTGGCAGAaagtcctgcaggctcagggagACACTGGAGTATTTCTGCAGTACACACATGCTCGCCTGCGCAG TTTGCTGAGGATGCACAGTAGTGAAAGTCACACACACTTTAATCCAGCTCAGCTCCAGGACAACAGGAGCCTCTCTATCCTGCAGCACCTTCTGAG GTATGATGAGGTTCTTCTTCAGTCTTCGTTGGACCTGCAGCCACGGCACTTGGTTAACTTCCTCATCACTCTGAG CCACCTCGCCTCATCTGCTCACAGAGAACTGCAGGTGAAGGGAAGCTCAGCTGAAGTGGCTCAG gccaggctccgcctcttttcttGCACATGCTCAGTTCTATCTAATGGGATGAAGACTCTAGGCATCTCGCCAGTGGAGaaaat GTCCAAGcgtgattaa
- the akirin2 gene encoding akirin-2 gives MACGATLKRTMDWDPVLNPASPKRRRCAPVSPASSPQKYLRMEPSPFGEVSRLSTEQILFNIKQEYKRMQKRRHLESFQPSDTCCPLESQPSTSLSAHTALTGLSAGSSSPSRKEQPLFTLKQVGMICERLLKEREEKVREEYDEILTTKLAEQYDAFVKFTHDQLMRRFGEQPASYVS, from the exons ATGGCGTGTGGAGCCACCCTAAAAAGGACTATGGACTGGGACCCAGTGTTGAACCCGGCTTCCCCCAAGCGGAGACGCTGCGCCCCGGTGTCCCCGGCTTCCTCCCCGCAGAAGTACCTGCGGATGGAGCCTAGCCCGTTTGGAGAAGTGTCCAGACTCAGTACAG agcaaaTCCTGTTTAACATAAAGCAGGAGTACAAACGGATGCAGAAGAGACGACACCTGGAGAGTTTCCAGCCCTCGGACACCTGCTGCCCGCTCGAGTCACAGCCAAGCACATCCCTTTCAGCACACACCGCGCTGACAG GTTTATCTGCTGGGTCATCATCCCCGTCCCGAAAAGAGCAGCCGTTATTTACTTTGAAACAGGTGGGAATGATCTGCGAGCGGCTGCTGAAGGAGCGagaggagaaagtgagagaggagtATGACGAGATACTTACCACTAAACTTGCAG AACAGTACGATGCTTTTGTGAAGTTCACTCATGATCAGTTAATGCGGCGGTTTGGAGAGCAGCCGGCCAGCT ATGTGTCCTGA
- the rars2 gene encoding probable arginine--tRNA ligase, mitochondrial isoform X2 has translation MACFFRRSVAAQLSRICGAHEDVFVPLLSAIPPSKKQLSPGLRLTVNSLVKNGTFSRDADLQTQTERLVKQVKEDGVVQEAVAGHGVINFRINTLLLAEKLLEQLHTDPQSFGVKSEILQNLKKGRTLVEFSSPNIAKKFHAGHLRSTIIGNFIANLKQALGNDVIRVNYLGDWGMQFGLLGAGFQRLGSQEKLQENALQHLYEVYVQVNREAEHDGSIQLAAAEFFRRLEQHDEQALSLWKQFREITVEEYKKIYERLGVYFDQYSGESFHQSKTREVLKDLQSQGLLKTTEKGTGVVDLSAEGDLSSYATLVRSDGTSLYITRDVAAALDRKERFSFDEMIYVTDKSQSVHFQQLFQILQAMGHHWADGCVHVPFGLVVGMSSRLGEVVLLEDILNEARYRMLQNMREAKTSKELADPELTAEQIGVSALIIQDFKGPLISDYKFDWQKVLQAQGDTGVFLQYTHARLRSLLRMHSSESHTHFNPAQLQDNRSLSILQHLLRYDEVLLQSSLDLQPRHLVNFLITLSHLASSAHRELQVKGSSAEVAQARLRLFSCTCSVLSNGMKTLGISPVEKM, from the exons ATGGCGTGTTTCTTCAGAAGAAGCGTCGCAGCGCAG CTCTCAAGAATCTGTGGAGCTCATGAAGATGTGTTTGTTCCCCTTCTCTCTGCCATTCCTCCatcaaaaaaaca GTTGAGCCCTGGCCTCCGTTTAACAGTAAACTCTCTGGTGAAGAATGGAACTTTCTCACGTGATGCCGATCTGCAGACTCAGACTGAGCGACTGGTCAAACAG GTGAAAGAGGATGGTGTAGTGCAGGAAGCTGTCGCTGGTCATGGGGTAATAAACTTCAGGATTAACACACTGCTACTGGCGGAG AAACTGCTGGAGCAGCTACATACAGACCCCCAGAGTTTTGGAGTGAAGAGTGAAATCCTCCAAAACCTTAAGAAAGGAAGGACACTGGTGGAGTTCAG TTCACCCAACATTGCCAAGAAGTTTCACGCTGGACATCTACGATCCACCATAATTG GAAACTTCATCGCTAACCTAAAGCAGGCTTTGGGTAATGATGTCATACGGGTCAATTACCTGGGAGACTGGGGTATGCAGTTTG GGTTATTGGGTGCAGGGTTTCAACGGCTGGGCTCACAAGAGAAACTCCAAGAGAATGCACTGCAGCACCTGTATGAG GTGTACGTCCAGGTGAACCGGGAGGCGGAGCATGATGGAAGCATCCAATTGGCAGCAGCTGAGTTTTTTAGGCGGCTAGAGCAGCATGACGAGCAGGCTCTGTCGCTATGGAAACAATTCAGAGAGATCACAGTGGAGGAGTACAAGAAAATCTATGAG AGGTTAGGTGTTTATTTTGATCAGTATTCCGGTGAATCCTTTCATCAGAGTAAAACACGGGAAGTATTAAAGGACCTCCAATCACAAGGCTTGCTGAAAACTACAGA GAAGGGGACAGGTGTGGTTGATCTCTCTGCGGAAGGAGACCTCTCATCATATGCTACTTTGGTGCGCAGTGATGGCACATCGCTTTACATCACCAG GGATGTGGCTGCAGCTTTGGATCGAAAAGAGAGATTCAGCTTTGATGAGATGATTTATGTG ACAGATAAGAGTCAGTCGGTGCATTTCCAGCAGCTGTTCCAGATCCTGCAGGCTATGGGTCATCACTGGGCTGatgg GTGTGTGCATGTACCATTTGGGCTGGTGGTGGGGATGAGCTCTCGGCTGGGTGAGGTGGTGCTTTTGGAGGATATTCTGAATGAAGCTCGCTACAGGATGCTGCAGAACATGCGGGAGGCCAAGA CCTCTAAGGAACTGGCTGATCCTGAGCTGACAGCAGAGCAGATAGGAGTCAGTGCATTGATCATTCAG gattTTAAGGGACCGCTGATTTCAGATTATAAATTTGACTGGCAGAaagtcctgcaggctcagggagACACTGGAGTATTTCTGCAGTACACACATGCTCGCCTGCGCAG TTTGCTGAGGATGCACAGTAGTGAAAGTCACACACACTTTAATCCAGCTCAGCTCCAGGACAACAGGAGCCTCTCTATCCTGCAGCACCTTCTGAG GTATGATGAGGTTCTTCTTCAGTCTTCGTTGGACCTGCAGCCACGGCACTTGGTTAACTTCCTCATCACTCTGAG CCACCTCGCCTCATCTGCTCACAGAGAACTGCAGGTGAAGGGAAGCTCAGCTGAAGTGGCTCAG gccaggctccgcctcttttcttGCACATGCTCAGTTCTATCTAATGGGATGAAGACTCTAGGCATCTCGCCAGTGGAGaaaatgtga